One region of Chloroflexota bacterium genomic DNA includes:
- the cdaA gene encoding diadenylate cyclase CdaA, whose translation MFDFLTLEGLPENLAYLVYSLQQPQVVLDLLLVSITFFLILLLLRRSQAAVLLRGVLLIALVAVAVSALLQLPTFTFLLRTALILSLVAVPLIFQPELRRALERLGRSFGFLRIRPTELGVQNVPKLIRATSNLSNRRIGALIVLEGETSLSDVADTGIPLHAALSADLLETIFEDRTPLHDGAVITSEDEITAAACVLPLSEQVLPEGMSQGTRHRAAMGISERADCLAIVVSEETGQISIAENGRLYRNLDPTALRDRLYRFYDPLQASANGLANVTSLRERWLSRRTSSNKSNRDRLEQILRYLATFLIAVLLAVATWLLVADQVNPPQEETIGGIPLRLTNLPEGMSVVTDVPLTVMAEIQAPQDIMASLSEQSFRAIVDLKGLDADVHHVPVEVRGGDEKVRVVEVKPEVLDVELQPVTSQPMTVTVIIPDRDSLPFSYAISGEAIVEPPSVQVSGPATAMENLARAQVTVSIDGSRTTVTDGPTVVLKDSDGNVLPGLTADPDAVRVTVPIRQQFNTRDAPVHVVITGTVAPGYWISNITPDPSSVTLLGPRSVLDEMGGIVDTVPINVAGAAGDIVRRVPLAPPPGISALNESGVTEGSVDVTITVVPQPGNLRLTVPVEVTGARPGDAVSTSPASVDVLLSGPLPVLNQINADPKLVRAIVDISELGPGTHELIPTLIAPEVLNTTMIPNTVQIRIDRPEPSPSPGS comes from the coding sequence ATGTTTGATTTTCTCACATTGGAGGGTCTGCCAGAAAACCTGGCATACCTGGTCTACAGCCTACAACAGCCACAGGTCGTACTCGACCTTCTGTTGGTCTCCATCACATTCTTTCTGATATTACTGCTGCTTCGTCGCAGTCAAGCGGCGGTGCTGTTGCGCGGTGTGCTGTTAATCGCATTGGTGGCCGTGGCGGTTTCCGCCCTGCTGCAACTACCCACCTTCACATTCCTGCTTCGAACCGCCTTGATACTCAGCCTGGTGGCCGTGCCGCTCATTTTTCAACCCGAATTGCGCCGAGCGTTGGAGCGCCTGGGCCGGTCCTTCGGATTCCTCAGAATCCGGCCTACTGAACTTGGCGTTCAGAATGTTCCCAAGCTGATCAGAGCCACCAGCAATCTTTCCAACCGGCGTATTGGCGCACTCATCGTGCTCGAAGGCGAAACCAGCTTGAGCGATGTCGCCGACACCGGTATTCCTCTTCACGCAGCCCTTAGCGCAGATCTATTGGAAACGATTTTCGAGGATCGTACGCCCCTCCACGATGGCGCTGTCATCACCAGCGAGGATGAGATTACTGCAGCGGCCTGCGTCCTGCCGTTGAGCGAGCAAGTGCTGCCGGAAGGCATGTCCCAGGGAACGCGCCACCGCGCTGCCATGGGAATCAGTGAGCGCGCCGACTGTCTGGCCATTGTCGTTTCTGAGGAAACAGGCCAGATCTCGATTGCCGAGAACGGTCGGCTGTATCGCAACCTGGACCCCACAGCTCTCAGAGACCGGCTCTACCGCTTCTATGATCCCTTGCAGGCATCGGCTAATGGGCTCGCCAACGTAACATCGTTGCGCGAGCGCTGGCTGTCACGGCGCACTTCCAGCAACAAATCCAACCGGGATCGACTCGAGCAGATACTACGCTATCTGGCGACTTTTTTGATCGCGGTCCTGCTGGCGGTTGCTACCTGGCTGCTTGTTGCAGATCAGGTAAACCCGCCGCAAGAGGAAACCATTGGTGGCATTCCCTTGCGACTTACCAATCTTCCGGAGGGCATGTCTGTGGTTACCGATGTACCACTTACGGTGATGGCCGAGATACAGGCGCCTCAGGATATCATGGCCAGTCTATCCGAACAGAGTTTCCGGGCCATAGTCGACCTGAAAGGTTTAGATGCTGATGTTCACCACGTGCCCGTGGAAGTCCGCGGGGGTGATGAAAAGGTGCGCGTGGTTGAGGTGAAGCCAGAGGTGCTGGACGTAGAGCTGCAGCCGGTGACATCCCAGCCGATGACTGTGACAGTCATAATTCCCGATCGGGACAGCCTGCCATTCTCCTATGCCATTTCGGGTGAAGCGATTGTAGAGCCACCATCGGTGCAGGTTTCCGGTCCGGCTACGGCCATGGAGAATCTGGCCCGGGCCCAGGTAACGGTTTCCATCGATGGCTCGCGTACCACTGTGACGGACGGGCCAACCGTCGTGCTCAAGGACAGCGACGGGAATGTACTGCCCGGACTGACCGCTGATCCCGACGCTGTGCGAGTGACGGTCCCGATCCGGCAGCAATTCAATACGCGCGACGCGCCGGTCCATGTCGTGATAACCGGCACGGTTGCTCCCGGCTACTGGATCAGCAATATCACGCCCGATCCCAGTTCTGTAACCCTGCTTGGACCCCGGTCGGTCCTGGATGAGATGGGCGGCATTGTGGACACAGTGCCCATTAACGTCGCCGGCGCGGCCGGAGATATTGTGCGCCGTGTACCGCTCGCCCCACCACCAGGTATCTCGGCGCTAAATGAAAGTGGTGTTACCGAAGGCAGCGTGGACGTCACCATCACCGTCGTGCCCCAACCGGGTAATCTACGACTGACTGTGCCAGTAGAGGTCACAGGTGCCCGGCCCGGAGATGCTGTCAGCACCAGCCCTGCTTCGGTGGACGTGCTTCTGTCGGGCCCCTTGCCAGTGCTGAATCAGATCAATGCCGATCCAAAACTGGTGCGAGCCATCGTCGATATCAGTGAGTTAGGGCCGGGAACCCACGAATTGATACCCACGCTGATCGCGCCCGAGGTTCTGAATACGACTATGATACCAAACACCGTGCAGATAAGAATCGATCGTCCCGAACCCTCGCCCAGCCCTGGCTCTTAA
- a CDS encoding glycosyltransferase family 1 protein, which produces MRILFDATPLQTGHRHRGVGTYTRNLLRALIALDSKNEYRLIVHLNGGSSGAESPGLDPVFQSLPANVTLLHLPRPLLGRLTALASHQGHLPGLLAREKGDLFHSPGFVAALSVPGVPRHSAMPMVVTLHDFIPLHVPALFNNKAINRWWYDQQIRMARRATTLICVSEATRQDAISFMDVSPERCIVVPEGVDRTVFHPPAAEEPAQEPPYILFVGGDYRNKNRCAALAAFSRFCQATTLPHHMIMVGKDSRTDRQVQAKHPELDLARIRRKEQVSQESLARLYRQADVLLFPSTCEGFGLPVLEAMASGTPVITSKLSSLPEVAGDAALLVDPYDVDALTTALVRVLGETELANRLRTRGLRRAAAFSWQETARQTLDVYRRALFVHS; this is translated from the coding sequence ATGCGTATTCTATTCGATGCAACACCCTTGCAGACCGGCCATCGCCACCGAGGTGTCGGTACATATACGCGCAATCTCCTGCGCGCCCTGATTGCCCTGGACAGCAAAAACGAATACCGGTTGATCGTTCACCTCAACGGTGGGTCATCCGGAGCTGAGAGCCCCGGCCTTGATCCGGTATTTCAATCGCTGCCAGCAAATGTGACCTTGCTCCATTTGCCCCGACCGCTGCTTGGCCGGCTCACCGCCCTTGCCAGCCACCAGGGTCACCTGCCGGGACTTCTGGCTCGCGAAAAAGGTGACCTGTTTCACTCTCCAGGATTCGTGGCGGCCCTCAGTGTGCCCGGTGTTCCCCGGCATTCTGCCATGCCCATGGTCGTGACCCTGCACGATTTCATTCCACTGCACGTTCCTGCCCTGTTCAACAACAAAGCCATTAATCGGTGGTGGTACGACCAGCAGATACGTATGGCCAGACGGGCCACAACGTTGATCTGTGTAAGCGAAGCAACCCGGCAGGATGCGATCAGTTTCATGGACGTGTCTCCGGAACGCTGCATCGTGGTGCCGGAAGGAGTCGATCGGACTGTCTTCCATCCCCCTGCTGCCGAAGAGCCAGCCCAGGAACCCCCATATATCCTTTTCGTCGGCGGCGATTACCGCAACAAAAACCGCTGCGCTGCACTGGCCGCCTTTTCCCGATTCTGCCAGGCGACAACCTTGCCCCATCACATGATCATGGTTGGCAAGGATAGTCGAACTGACAGGCAAGTTCAGGCTAAACACCCTGAACTTGATCTGGCGCGGATTCGACGAAAAGAGCAGGTCTCGCAGGAATCCCTGGCTCGCCTATATCGGCAGGCCGATGTGCTGCTCTTTCCATCGACCTGTGAAGGGTTTGGGCTTCCAGTGCTCGAAGCGATGGCCAGCGGCACACCTGTCATTACCAGTAAGCTCTCCTCATTGCCTGAGGTGGCCGGTGATGCTGCACTCCTGGTCGATCCCTACGATGTCGACGCCCTGACAACCGCTCTCGTGCGCGTGCTCGGCGAAACCGAACTGGCCAATAGGCTGCGGACCAGAGGCCTCCGGCGCGCGGCTGCCTTCAGCTGGCAGGAGACGGCACGACAGACACTGGACGTCTACAGGCGAGCGTTATTCGTGCATTCGTGA